The following proteins are co-located in the Flammeovirga kamogawensis genome:
- the leuC gene encoding 3-isopropylmalate dehydratase large subunit codes for MSNNKPRTLFDKVWDNHVVQRKEGFPDVLYIDTHFIHEVTSPQAFNGLRARGIQLARVDQTWGTADHNVPTKDQHLPIKEALSRHQVETLTKNCDEFGVKLYGLGHPFQGIVHVIGPELGVTQPGKTIVCGDSHTSTHGAFGSIAFGIGTSQVEQVMSTQCTLQNKPKAMRIVVNGELQEGVTAKDIVLYIIAQLSASGGTGYFIEFAGSAIESLSMEGRMTVCNMSIEMGARGGIIAPDQTTFDYVEGREFAPKGEAWNEALAYWKSLPTDEGATFDAEFVYDAADIAPMLTYGTNPGMGIGVDIAVPAPASESDKKALDYMGLEAGESLIGKPIDYVFIGSCTNARIEDLRAVAEFVKGKKKADGVNVWIVPGSKQVEKQAIAEGLDKAFAAAGFELREPGCSACLGMNEDKVPAGMYCISTSNRNFEGRQGPGARTLLASPLTAAAAAVNGHIVDVREELATV; via the coding sequence ATGAGCAACAACAAACCAAGAACACTGTTCGACAAAGTGTGGGACAATCACGTTGTACAAAGAAAAGAAGGATTTCCAGATGTTTTATACATCGACACACATTTCATTCACGAAGTAACTAGCCCACAAGCTTTTAACGGTCTCCGTGCAAGAGGAATCCAACTCGCTCGTGTAGATCAGACTTGGGGTACTGCAGATCATAATGTACCAACAAAAGATCAGCATTTACCAATTAAAGAGGCTTTATCTAGACACCAAGTAGAAACACTTACAAAAAACTGTGATGAATTTGGTGTAAAACTCTATGGTTTAGGACATCCTTTTCAAGGTATTGTTCACGTAATAGGACCAGAGTTAGGAGTTACTCAACCTGGTAAAACTATTGTTTGTGGAGATAGTCATACATCTACACATGGTGCATTCGGTTCTATTGCTTTTGGAATCGGAACAAGTCAAGTAGAACAAGTAATGTCTACGCAATGTACTCTTCAAAACAAGCCTAAAGCGATGAGAATCGTAGTAAACGGTGAGCTACAAGAAGGTGTTACTGCTAAAGATATTGTATTATATATTATTGCACAGCTTTCTGCTTCTGGTGGAACAGGTTATTTTATTGAGTTTGCTGGTTCGGCAATCGAATCACTTTCTATGGAAGGTAGAATGACTGTTTGTAACATGAGTATTGAAATGGGTGCAAGAGGAGGAATAATAGCTCCAGACCAAACTACATTTGATTATGTAGAAGGTAGAGAGTTTGCTCCTAAAGGTGAAGCATGGAATGAAGCATTAGCATACTGGAAATCTTTACCAACAGATGAAGGTGCAACTTTTGATGCTGAATTTGTATATGACGCTGCTGATATTGCTCCAATGTTAACTTACGGTACAAACCCAGGAATGGGCATTGGTGTTGATATCGCTGTTCCAGCTCCTGCAAGTGAGTCGGATAAAAAAGCCTTGGATTATATGGGTCTTGAAGCTGGTGAATCATTAATTGGTAAACCGATTGACTATGTATTTATTGGTAGCTGTACAAACGCTCGTATAGAAGATTTAAGAGCTGTAGCAGAGTTTGTTAAAGGTAAAAAGAAAGCAGACGGTGTAAACGTTTGGATTGTACCTGGTTCTAAACAAGTTGAAAAACAAGCAATAGCAGAGGGTTTAGATAAAGCTTTTGCTGCTGCAGGATTTGAATTACGTGAACCTGGTTGTTCTGCATGTTTAGGTATGAACGAAGATAAGGTTCCTGCTGGCATGTACTGTATTTCTACTTCAAACAGAAACTTTGAAGGTCGTCAAGGACCTGGTGCTAGAACATTACTAGCTTCTCCACTTACTGCTGCTGCTGCTGCTGTAAATGGTCATATTGTTGATGTGAGAGAAGAATTAGCTACTGTTTAA
- the rpsO gene encoding 30S ribosomal protein S15 — protein MDYLSPEYKKEIFAAHSKDGEKDTGSPEAQVALFTKRISHLTEHLKDNKKDHSSRRGLMKLVGKRRSMLDYLAKKDINRYRAIIKELGIRK, from the coding sequence ATGGATTATTTAAGCCCTGAGTACAAGAAAGAAATCTTTGCAGCACACAGTAAAGATGGTGAGAAAGATACTGGATCACCAGAAGCACAAGTTGCATTGTTCACTAAGCGTATTTCACACTTAACTGAGCACTTAAAAGATAATAAAAAAGATCACTCATCACGTCGTGGTTTGATGAAGCTAGTAGGTAAGCGTCGTTCTATGCTTGACTATTTAGCTAAAAAAGATATCAACCGTTACAGAGCGATTATCAAAGAACTTGGTATCAGAAAGTAA
- the leuD gene encoding 3-isopropylmalate dehydratase small subunit: MKYIKSTCVPLNIENVDTDQIIPARFLKATTKDGFGDNLFRDWRYDKQDQPIADFVLNQDTYKGEVLVAGKNFGCGSSREHAAWSIDDYGFKIVVSSFFADIFKGNALNNGLLPLVVSEEFLAELFADIEADPSTSLEVDLETQTAWISGKEDNKQSFEIDDYKKMCLINGYDDIDYLLSLKDKISEYEQNRVYSFNC, translated from the coding sequence ATGAAATATATAAAATCAACTTGCGTTCCATTAAATATTGAGAACGTAGATACAGATCAAATTATTCCAGCTCGTTTCTTAAAGGCCACTACTAAAGATGGCTTCGGGGATAACCTTTTTAGAGACTGGAGATACGATAAACAAGATCAGCCTATTGCTGATTTCGTATTAAACCAAGACACTTATAAAGGTGAAGTATTGGTTGCTGGAAAGAATTTTGGTTGCGGTTCTTCACGTGAACATGCTGCATGGTCTATTGATGATTACGGGTTTAAAATCGTAGTATCAAGCTTCTTTGCAGATATATTTAAAGGAAACGCATTAAACAATGGTTTACTTCCTTTAGTTGTTTCTGAAGAATTTTTAGCAGAGCTTTTTGCTGATATTGAAGCTGATCCTTCAACATCTTTAGAAGTAGATTTAGAAACACAAACTGCTTGGATTTCTGGTAAAGAAGATAACAAACAGTCTTTTGAAATTGATGACTACAAGAAAATGTGTTTAATCAATGGGTATGACGATATTGACTACCTTTTGAGCTTAAAAGACAAAATTTCTGAGTACGAACAAAACAGAGTCTACTCTTTCAATTGCTAA
- a CDS encoding GAF domain-containing protein: MTLGTVYLTAKSLTETSELTEKFKQCSSLYTESEIYYKNFLLEDLITSEFYKNRKSTNTVRSINLLDSSLIAVEEVRKQMDELDDPRAKEMEFLRADLEQLKAQQDFLMRKYLDLGFKDWGMIGNMRSKIHKIEATEFDYNLGLLLTMRRNEKDFLLRGESKYIRSFDESVENFEKHIVKIYQLQRNSSFSEQDVRKLRASLAAYQFGMHKVVDLMKSIGRGQNSGLMKQVSDLQGQINLRLLSLSENVLSNNATYVKWMVATFLFIFFLQSVILGWFIFRFTRMLNKRFNFLFKISSALSSGQKLDKLKEESDGVFDEVKEISSKIFEVDEQFSAANDFSKKVTDGNVDVNYQKQFENTPLANDLLQMRNKFRDVQEEEYRRNWATQGMADFNQLLRVKMEDEEEWFDNLLRKIIEYIGASQGTFILVQENKKQQQVLQVMAMYAYDKKRYESKHYDIESGLLGQVYKEQQMVYIEDVPNDYINITSGMGGAKPKSLVILPLMYSDKMYGILEISSFNKFDEYKIDFLLKLSEVIASSISDMDTSRVVIQMKNQLDAQKQRISELEKEIYEIEKN, translated from the coding sequence ATGACATTAGGAACTGTATACCTTACAGCCAAATCTTTAACAGAAACTAGTGAACTAACTGAAAAATTTAAACAATGCTCTTCACTCTATACAGAGTCAGAAATATATTATAAAAACTTTTTATTAGAGGATTTAATCACATCAGAATTTTATAAGAACAGAAAAAGTACAAATACAGTTCGTTCTATAAATCTTTTAGATTCTTCTTTAATTGCTGTAGAAGAAGTAAGAAAGCAAATGGATGAATTGGATGATCCTAGAGCAAAAGAAATGGAGTTTTTAAGAGCTGATCTAGAGCAATTAAAAGCACAACAAGATTTTTTAATGCGTAAGTATCTTGATCTCGGTTTTAAAGACTGGGGAATGATAGGAAATATGCGTTCTAAAATACATAAAATTGAAGCAACTGAATTTGATTATAACTTAGGTTTACTCTTAACAATGAGAAGAAATGAAAAAGATTTCTTATTAAGAGGAGAATCAAAATACATTAGGTCATTTGATGAAAGTGTAGAGAATTTTGAGAAGCATATTGTTAAAATCTATCAACTTCAAAGAAATTCATCTTTTTCAGAACAAGATGTAAGAAAGTTGAGAGCTAGTTTAGCAGCTTATCAATTTGGTATGCATAAAGTAGTTGATTTAATGAAGTCCATTGGAAGAGGGCAAAATTCTGGATTGATGAAACAAGTTTCAGATTTACAAGGTCAGATCAATTTGCGTCTTTTAAGTCTTTCTGAAAATGTACTTTCTAATAATGCTACTTATGTAAAATGGATGGTTGCTACATTTTTATTTATCTTCTTTTTGCAATCTGTAATTTTGGGTTGGTTTATTTTTAGATTCACTCGAATGTTAAATAAGCGTTTTAACTTTTTATTTAAAATATCATCCGCTCTATCATCCGGTCAGAAGTTAGATAAATTGAAAGAAGAATCTGATGGTGTTTTTGATGAAGTTAAAGAGATTTCATCAAAAATATTTGAAGTAGATGAGCAATTTAGTGCTGCCAATGATTTTTCTAAAAAAGTTACTGATGGTAATGTTGATGTTAATTATCAGAAACAATTTGAAAATACTCCTCTAGCAAATGATTTACTTCAGATGCGTAATAAGTTTAGAGATGTTCAAGAAGAAGAATACCGCAGAAATTGGGCAACTCAAGGTATGGCTGATTTTAACCAGCTTCTACGAGTTAAAATGGAAGACGAAGAGGAATGGTTTGATAATTTATTAAGAAAAATAATAGAATATATTGGAGCCAGTCAGGGAACTTTTATTTTAGTTCAAGAAAATAAAAAGCAGCAACAAGTGTTGCAAGTAATGGCAATGTATGCTTATGATAAGAAGCGATACGAGTCTAAACACTATGATATAGAAAGTGGTCTTTTAGGGCAAGTATATAAAGAACAACAAATGGTTTACATTGAAGATGTACCAAATGATTATATCAATATTACTTCTGGAATGGGGGGAGCTAAACCTAAAAGCCTTGTCATATTACCGCTAATGTATAGTGATAAAATGTATGGAATTTTAGAAATTTCATCGTTTAATAAATTTGATGAGTATAAGATTGATTTCTTGTTAAAGTTATCAGAAGTTATAGCATCAAGCATCTCAGATATGGATACATCTAGAGTTGTTATTCAAATGAAAAATCAGTTAGATGCTCAAAAACAGCGAATTAGTGAATTAGAGAAGGAGATTTATGAGATAGAAAAAAATTAA
- the leuB gene encoding 3-isopropylmalate dehydrogenase, with product MNKKITVLAGDGIGLEVTGITQNILEIIGERFGHKFEFSPALIGHSAIEATGAPCPQATIDACNASDAVLLGAVGMPMYDNNPNLKVRPEQGLLKIRKELGLFSNIRPIKLFDELLYTSSIKPEILQGSDIIFFRELTGGIYFGTPRERNEDGTEAIDTLRYSKMEVERIARQAFESAMTRRKKLCSVDKANVLESSRLWRETVQEMTAEFPEVEVTHMFIDNAAMQLIRDPKQFDVIVTGNMFGDILTDEASQIAGSMGMLPSASVGNTIGLYEPIHGSAPDIAGKGIANPIASVLSGALLLDISFGLKEESDAIIGAVDQFLKEGYRTLDIVSEDTAEDKRMNTEQTGKKLAELLSAVTA from the coding sequence ATGAATAAGAAAATAACAGTTCTTGCAGGTGACGGTATCGGTTTAGAAGTTACTGGCATCACACAAAATATATTAGAAATTATTGGAGAGCGTTTCGGACATAAATTCGAATTTTCTCCAGCATTAATCGGTCACTCAGCAATTGAAGCTACAGGCGCACCTTGTCCTCAAGCAACAATTGATGCTTGTAATGCATCTGATGCAGTTTTACTTGGTGCTGTTGGTATGCCGATGTATGACAATAACCCTAATTTAAAAGTACGTCCTGAGCAAGGTTTACTTAAAATCCGTAAGGAGTTAGGCTTATTCTCTAACATTCGTCCTATCAAACTTTTTGATGAATTATTATATACTTCATCTATCAAACCTGAAATTCTTCAAGGTTCTGACATCATTTTCTTCCGTGAATTAACAGGTGGTATCTACTTCGGTACTCCTCGTGAGCGCAACGAAGATGGTACTGAAGCAATTGACACTTTACGTTACTCTAAAATGGAAGTAGAACGTATTGCTCGTCAAGCTTTCGAATCAGCAATGACACGTCGTAAGAAATTATGCTCTGTTGATAAAGCTAACGTACTAGAATCTTCTCGTTTATGGAGAGAAACTGTACAAGAAATGACTGCAGAATTTCCAGAAGTAGAAGTAACACACATGTTCATTGACAATGCTGCAATGCAATTGATCCGTGATCCTAAGCAATTCGACGTAATTGTAACTGGAAACATGTTTGGTGATATCCTTACGGATGAAGCTTCTCAAATTGCAGGTTCTATGGGGATGTTACCATCTGCATCAGTAGGTAATACTATTGGTTTGTATGAGCCTATTCATGGTTCTGCTCCAGATATTGCAGGTAAAGGAATTGCAAATCCTATCGCTTCTGTTCTTTCTGGTGCTTTATTATTAGATATCTCTTTTGGATTAAAAGAAGAAAGCGATGCTATCATCGGTGCAGTAGATCAATTCTTAAAAGAAGGCTACAGAACTTTAGATATTGTGTCTGAAGATACTGCTGAGGATAAGCGTATGAATACTGAACAAACAGGTAAGAAATTAGCCGAGTTACTGTCTGCAGTAACAGCTTAA
- the nhaC gene encoding Na+/H+ antiporter NhaC, with product MNEHRKPTFLESIIPILFLLVMLTINVLVFKDDGLSGSNQVVLMLSTAVVGCVAIFRLNVTWDTLMDGIVNSIGAAMPSILILLLIGALAGTWLLGGIVPAMVYYGLKILNPSIFLFATIIICAIVSVATGSSWSTIATVGLALLGIGKTLGMSDGLVAGAIISGAYFGDKMSPLSDTTNLAPAVAGTDLFTHIRYMLYTTVPSFVIAAILFLIIGFGYDSSVSQTDVQEVLVALESSFNISPLLFLVPALVVVLIIKKVPALPALLIGSLAGAIVGIVFQPQIVERIASGMNEGWQSSYMVLMKSMYEGVSIESENVIVSGLLSSSGMVGMLNTIWLILVAMAFGGAMEVSGMLHKITETIISKVTSETGLFASAASTCIFFNVTASDQYLAIVVPGKMYANAFKEKGLAPENLSRTLEDTATVTSVLVPWNTCGVAQSTVLGVATGAYLPYCFFNLLSPVMTVLFAALKIKIKRIDN from the coding sequence ATGAATGAACACAGAAAACCTACGTTTTTAGAATCTATTATACCAATTCTATTTTTACTCGTCATGCTCACTATAAATGTTTTAGTGTTTAAAGACGACGGCCTCTCGGGATCAAATCAAGTTGTTTTAATGTTATCTACAGCCGTTGTTGGTTGTGTTGCTATTTTTAGATTAAATGTAACATGGGATACTTTAATGGATGGAATAGTAAATAGTATTGGTGCAGCAATGCCATCAATATTAATTTTACTATTAATAGGTGCCCTTGCAGGTACTTGGTTATTAGGTGGAATAGTACCAGCAATGGTTTATTATGGTTTAAAAATATTAAACCCATCAATATTTTTATTTGCAACAATAATAATCTGTGCTATTGTTTCAGTAGCTACAGGTAGTTCTTGGTCAACAATAGCGACTGTTGGTTTAGCCTTACTTGGTATTGGAAAAACATTAGGTATGAGTGATGGACTAGTTGCAGGAGCAATAATTAGTGGTGCATACTTTGGTGATAAAATGTCACCTCTATCAGATACAACAAATTTAGCACCTGCTGTGGCAGGGACAGATTTATTTACACATATCAGATATATGCTATATACAACAGTACCTTCTTTTGTTATAGCCGCTATCTTATTTTTAATTATTGGTTTTGGATATGATTCATCTGTATCTCAAACAGATGTTCAAGAGGTGTTAGTTGCATTAGAGTCATCATTTAATATCTCACCTTTATTATTTTTAGTACCAGCTTTAGTTGTAGTATTAATAATTAAAAAAGTACCTGCATTACCTGCGTTATTAATTGGTTCTTTAGCAGGAGCAATAGTAGGTATTGTATTTCAACCACAAATTGTAGAGAGAATTGCATCAGGAATGAATGAAGGGTGGCAAAGTTCTTATATGGTTTTAATGAAATCTATGTATGAAGGAGTTTCTATTGAATCTGAAAATGTAATTGTTTCAGGGCTACTATCATCAAGCGGTATGGTTGGAATGTTAAATACTATATGGTTAATTCTAGTAGCAATGGCTTTTGGCGGTGCTATGGAAGTAAGTGGAATGTTACACAAAATCACAGAAACAATAATTTCTAAGGTGACGAGTGAAACAGGTTTATTTGCATCAGCTGCTTCAACTTGTATTTTCTTTAATGTTACAGCATCAGATCAGTATTTAGCAATTGTTGTCCCTGGTAAGATGTATGCCAATGCATTTAAAGAAAAAGGCTTGGCTCCTGAAAACTTAAGTAGAACACTAGAAGATACGGCAACAGTTACTTCGGTATTAGTTCCTTGGAATACATGTGGTGTAGCACAATCTACAGTTTTAGGTGTAGCGACAGGTGCTTATTTACCTTATTGCTTTTTTAACCTGCTTAGTCCTGTAATGACAGTGTTATTTGCAGCATTAAAAATTAAAATCAAGAGAATTGATAATTAG
- a CDS encoding methyltransferase RsmF C-terminal domain-like protein, protein MSNRAEKLPKKFISRLEGQLSEEDIIAFKEAFDEFAPVSYRTNPFKPAEIDFSDITPVPWCDEAHYIAKRPSFAKDPLIFAGAYYVQEASSMFLWQALKQHAPLEKDIKVLDLCAAPGGKSTLINSLITQKSLLVANEVIDKRATPLIDNLVRWGNPNTIVTANYSDSFTQLREYFDVIVADAPCSGEGMFRKDPKTIDAWSPMLINSCRDIQKEIVDYIPQSLKAGGLFIYSTCTFSPQENEERLEQILDSEEFEPLEIELDPSWGITKIEVEKNGIKATGYRFIFHKTTGEGLFLTAFRKKGEPSRHQKFSVSPKKMKQVFMLRKRESEEMRKWLENGNDFDFYEEEDEIYAIPKNLVQDFKMLYVTQTVRHQGTKMGRLNKKNNQLIPDHELAVSNIIASSIPSTDVEYRDAIDYLKKQDMSIKTIQGVKGWALIKFKGLVLGWVKVLPNRLNNYYPTEHRLVKNV, encoded by the coding sequence ATGTCGAATAGGGCTGAAAAATTACCAAAAAAATTCATTAGCAGATTAGAAGGTCAGCTTTCTGAAGAGGATATAATTGCTTTTAAAGAAGCTTTCGATGAGTTTGCCCCTGTATCTTACAGAACAAACCCTTTTAAACCTGCTGAAATTGATTTTTCAGATATTACACCTGTACCTTGGTGCGACGAGGCTCATTATATTGCTAAACGACCATCGTTTGCAAAAGACCCTTTAATTTTTGCAGGTGCCTATTATGTACAGGAAGCATCATCAATGTTTTTATGGCAAGCACTTAAACAACATGCTCCATTAGAAAAAGATATTAAAGTTTTAGATTTATGTGCTGCTCCTGGAGGGAAAAGTACTCTTATCAACTCATTAATTACACAAAAAAGTTTACTTGTAGCTAATGAAGTTATTGACAAAAGAGCTACTCCTCTAATTGACAATCTTGTACGTTGGGGTAACCCAAATACAATTGTAACAGCTAATTATTCTGATAGTTTTACACAATTAAGAGAGTATTTTGATGTAATTGTTGCAGACGCACCATGCTCTGGAGAAGGGATGTTTAGAAAAGATCCTAAAACAATAGATGCATGGTCACCTATGCTGATTAACTCTTGTAGAGATATACAAAAAGAAATTGTTGATTATATCCCTCAGTCTCTAAAAGCTGGAGGATTATTTATATATAGTACGTGTACATTCTCTCCTCAAGAAAACGAGGAGCGTTTAGAACAAATATTAGATTCAGAAGAGTTTGAACCTTTAGAGATTGAACTAGATCCAAGTTGGGGAATTACAAAAATAGAGGTAGAAAAGAATGGAATCAAAGCAACGGGTTACCGTTTCATTTTCCATAAAACAACAGGAGAAGGATTATTCTTAACTGCTTTCAGAAAAAAAGGTGAACCTTCAAGACATCAGAAATTCAGTGTTTCTCCTAAAAAGATGAAACAAGTTTTCATGTTAAGAAAAAGGGAATCTGAAGAAATGAGGAAATGGCTAGAGAATGGTAATGATTTTGACTTCTATGAGGAAGAAGATGAAATTTATGCAATTCCTAAAAACCTAGTTCAGGATTTCAAGATGTTATACGTAACTCAAACTGTAAGACATCAAGGAACTAAAATGGGGAGACTCAACAAAAAGAATAATCAATTGATTCCAGATCATGAACTTGCTGTTTCTAATATCATAGCTTCTTCAATCCCTAGCACAGATGTTGAATATAGAGATGCCATCGACTACTTGAAAAAACAAGATATGAGTATTAAGACTATTCAAGGTGTTAAAGGATGGGCACTTATTAAATTTAAAGGCTTAGTATTAGGGTGGGTTAAAGTACTACCAAATAGATTAAATAATTATTACCCAACTGAGCATAGGTTAGTAAAGAATGTTTAA
- the dxs gene encoding 1-deoxy-D-xylulose-5-phosphate synthase: protein MLIQPGELLAKIDNPSDLRKLPLDKLYQVCEELRQYIIDNVSIYGGHFGASLGVTELSVAMHYVYNTPYDRIVWDVGHQAYNHKILTGRRDQFHTNRQYGGLSGFPKRDESEYDTFGVGHSSTSISAALGMAIASKEKGDDRQHIAVIGDGSMTAGMAFEAMNHAGASDANILIILNDNRMAIDPNQGALKDYLTDITTSPFYNKIKDEVWNMLGKVKKIGPHAQQAVSAAENALKSALLEQSNLFEALGLRYFGPVDGHDINHLVHVMEDLKKIPGPKILHAVTVKGKGYALAEKDQTKWHAPGKFDKLTGEIKKKVFTTPQAPKYQTVFGETILEMARENEKIMGITPAMPSGCSLNIMMKEMPDRAIDVGIAEQHAVTFAAGLAAEGMIPFCNIYSSFMQRAYDQVVHDVCIQNLPVIFCLDRAGFAGADGATHHGAYDIPFMRCIPNLVVAAPMNEAELRHMMLTAVNHRTSPFSIRYPRGQGVMPEWKVPMEEMQVGKGRKIKDGEEVAVLTFGHIGNYVVQLSDRFQAEGVNPAHYDMRFVKPIDEEMLQEVFTKFDKVVTIEDGAIMGGFGSAILEWMMDNGFTNKQIVRLGIPDTIIEQGEQIELQKEAGFDHDGILEAVLKLSSNVKSKSKVLVKSK, encoded by the coding sequence ATGCTAATTCAACCGGGTGAACTTCTTGCAAAAATCGATAATCCTTCGGATTTGAGAAAATTACCTCTTGATAAATTATATCAAGTATGTGAGGAGTTACGTCAATATATTATAGATAATGTATCTATTTATGGAGGACACTTTGGAGCAAGCTTAGGTGTTACAGAATTATCTGTAGCCATGCATTATGTATACAATACTCCCTATGATAGAATTGTATGGGATGTAGGTCATCAGGCTTACAATCATAAAATACTTACTGGACGACGAGATCAATTTCATACTAATAGACAGTACGGTGGTTTATCTGGCTTTCCTAAAAGAGACGAGAGTGAATACGATACTTTTGGTGTTGGGCATTCATCTACATCAATCTCTGCAGCATTAGGAATGGCAATAGCTTCTAAAGAAAAAGGAGATGACCGCCAACATATAGCTGTTATTGGAGATGGTTCTATGACTGCAGGAATGGCTTTTGAAGCAATGAACCATGCAGGAGCATCAGATGCAAACATTCTAATTATTTTAAATGATAATAGAATGGCAATTGATCCTAATCAGGGGGCATTAAAAGATTATTTAACAGATATAACTACTTCTCCTTTTTATAATAAAATAAAAGACGAAGTGTGGAACATGTTGGGTAAAGTCAAAAAGATAGGACCACATGCCCAACAAGCTGTATCTGCAGCAGAAAATGCTTTAAAATCTGCTTTATTAGAACAAAGCAATTTATTTGAAGCTTTAGGTTTACGCTACTTTGGACCTGTAGATGGTCACGATATAAATCATTTGGTTCATGTAATGGAAGATTTGAAAAAAATTCCAGGACCAAAAATTCTTCATGCTGTTACTGTAAAAGGTAAAGGCTACGCTCTTGCAGAAAAAGATCAAACTAAATGGCATGCACCAGGTAAGTTTGATAAATTAACAGGAGAGATTAAGAAGAAAGTTTTCACTACTCCTCAAGCTCCGAAATATCAAACGGTTTTTGGTGAGACCATTTTAGAAATGGCACGTGAAAACGAAAAAATAATGGGTATTACGCCTGCAATGCCATCGGGTTGTTCATTAAATATAATGATGAAAGAAATGCCTGATCGTGCTATAGATGTAGGTATCGCCGAACAACACGCTGTAACTTTTGCAGCAGGTTTAGCAGCAGAAGGAATGATTCCATTCTGTAATATCTATTCTTCGTTTATGCAACGCGCATATGATCAAGTTGTTCATGATGTTTGTATTCAAAACCTACCAGTGATTTTCTGTTTAGACAGAGCTGGTTTTGCAGGAGCAGACGGAGCGACTCATCACGGAGCGTATGATATTCCATTCATGCGTTGTATTCCAAACTTAGTGGTTGCAGCACCTATGAATGAAGCAGAGTTAAGACACATGATGCTTACAGCTGTAAATCATAGAACTTCTCCTTTCTCTATAAGATATCCAAGAGGACAGGGTGTAATGCCAGAATGGAAAGTGCCGATGGAAGAAATGCAAGTAGGTAAAGGCCGTAAAATTAAAGATGGCGAGGAAGTAGCTGTTTTAACTTTTGGACATATTGGTAATTACGTTGTTCAACTGTCAGATCGTTTCCAAGCTGAGGGTGTAAATCCTGCCCATTACGACATGCGTTTTGTAAAACCTATTGATGAAGAGATGCTTCAAGAAGTTTTTACAAAATTTGATAAGGTTGTTACTATAGAAGATGGTGCAATTATGGGTGGCTTTGGTAGCGCCATTCTTGAATGGATGATGGACAATGGTTTTACTAATAAACAAATTGTACGTCTTGGTATACCTGATACAATTATTGAACAAGGTGAACAAATTGAGCTGCAAAAAGAAGCAGGTTTTGATCATGATGGTATTTTAGAAGCTGTTTTAAAATTATCATCTAATGTGAAGTCTAAAAGCAAAGTTTTAGTGAAGAGTAAATAG